Sequence from the Sphingobium indicum B90A genome:
ACCAGCAGACGCTGTTCGACCTGATCAAATAGGGGTAAGCGGCAACCGCAATTCCCTGTCGTTCCCGCGAAGGCGGGAACCCATCTCCTGACGCCGCGCCAAGCGCATTCTTGTGGGAGATGGATCCCCGCCTTCGCGGGGATGACGAGAATACGGATACACCGTCCAAAACCGCGACTTTCCGGTAAAAAGCATCCTCATGGTTTTTTCGGCCCGCACCCTAAATCACGGCATCGCCAAGCCGTATTAACCAATCGAGAGCGTCTCTCATGCGATGCTTCGATCAAGACGGCGCCTTCGGGCAGAATTTCGGGGATAATCATGTTCGCAATCATCGGCCTGGTCGTGCTGCTCGCCATGGTGTTCGGCGGCTTCATCTTTACAGGCGGCGACATCGGTCCGGTTCTGCACGCGCTTCCGCATGAAATGATCATCATCGGCGGCGCGGCCGTCGGCGCGCTGATCATCGGCAATTCGGGCAGCGACCTGAAGGCGTTGGGCGGCGGCCTGGGCAAGGTGTTCAAGGGGCCGAAATACAAGAAGCAGGATTTCCTGGACTGCATCTTCCTCGTCTCCAAGCTGATGAAGACGCTGCGCGTCGAAGGCCCGGTGGCGCTGGAACCGCATATCGAGGATCCGGCAAGCTCCACCATCTTCTCCGAATATCCGCGCCTGATGGGCGACAAGACGCTGATCCACCTGATCAGCGACACGTTGCGGCTGGTTGTCGTCTCCTCCGGCACGCTCGACCCGCATGCGGTCGAGGAGGTGATGGACAATGCGCTCAAGACCCATCATCACGAAGCGCTGCGCCCCGCCGACAATCTGCAGGGGCTGGCGGACGCCTTGCCCGCGCTCGGCATCGTCGCGGCGGTTCTGGGCGTGGTGAAGACCATGGGGTCCATCGACCAGCCGCCGGCGATCCTGGGCGGCATGATCGGTTCGGCGCTGGTCGGCACCTTCCTGGGCGTTCTGCTCGCCTATGGCATGGTCAATCCCTTCGCCAATCGCTGCCGCGCCGTGATCGAGGCGGACGGGTCGATGTACCATGTCGTCAAGCAGATCATCGTCGCCTCCCTGCACGGCCATCCGCAGCCGCTGGTGATAGAGGCGGCGCGCTCCAGCCTGACCCATGCGAACCAGCCGGCCTTCGCCGAAGTGTTCGACGGCATGCGGGGCAAATAAGCCATGGCCGAGAAGAAGCGCGGCGCGAACGAGCCTGAACCCCGGCCGATCATCGTCAAGAAGATCGTGGTGGAAGGGCATGGCGGCCATCATGGCGGCGCATGGAAGGTCGCCTATGCCGACTTCGTGACGGCGATGATGGCCTTCTTCCTGCTGATGTGGCTGCTGGGCGCGACCACCGAAAAGCAGCGCAAGGGGCTGGCCGACTATTTCACGCCGACGCTGGTGCAGCTCAAGGAAGGCTCCGCCGGGTCGAACGGCATGTTCGGCGGCGACAGCATGACGGCGAAGGAAAATTATCCGACCACCGGCGGCCAGGGCAATCTCGCCATCACCATCCCCCGCGACGCATCGGGCACCAAGGACCAGGGCGGCAAGGCCACCAAGGCCGCCGATCGGGCCAAGTTCGAATCGATCAGGAAGGAACTGGAGGCGCGCATGGCCCGCCGCCAGGGCATCCGCAAGCTGCTGAAGAATATCCGCTTCACCGAAACGCACGAAGGGCTGCGCATCGACCTGATCGACGAGGCGGACTTCGCGATGTTCGCCATGGGCACCGACCGGCTGCTGCCGCAGGCGCGGGAACTGGTGAACGAGGTCGCGGCGACGATCCGGACCATGCCCAATCCGCTGATCGTGCGCGGTCATACCGACGGCCTGCCCTATAGCGCCGGCCAGACGATGAACAATTGGATGCTCTCCTCCGCCCGCGCCGAAGCCACGCGCAAGGCGCTGGCCGCGAGCGGCATCGGCAACGACCGCTTCGCCCGGATCGAGGGCGTGGCCGACCGCGAACCCTTCGCGAAGGGCGACGTCTACGACCCGCGCAACCGGCGCATGTCGATCATCCTGGGGTGGAGCCACGGCGCGAATGGCGGCGATGCGGACGAACAAGCCGACGCCGAAACCAGGGCCGCGATCAGGGAACGCGACAATCCGATGACCATGGCGCGGACCGAAGCCCGCAAGCTCGACATGGGCGGCACCAGCCTCCCCGCAGGCGCGCAGTTGATCAACCCGACGGCGCCGGGCACGTCGAACAAGCCCGGCAAGCACTGAGCCGGAC
This genomic interval carries:
- the motA gene encoding flagellar motor stator protein MotA, which codes for MFAIIGLVVLLAMVFGGFIFTGGDIGPVLHALPHEMIIIGGAAVGALIIGNSGSDLKALGGGLGKVFKGPKYKKQDFLDCIFLVSKLMKTLRVEGPVALEPHIEDPASSTIFSEYPRLMGDKTLIHLISDTLRLVVVSSGTLDPHAVEEVMDNALKTHHHEALRPADNLQGLADALPALGIVAAVLGVVKTMGSIDQPPAILGGMIGSALVGTFLGVLLAYGMVNPFANRCRAVIEADGSMYHVVKQIIVASLHGHPQPLVIEAARSSLTHANQPAFAEVFDGMRGK
- a CDS encoding flagellar motor protein MotB, translating into MAEKKRGANEPEPRPIIVKKIVVEGHGGHHGGAWKVAYADFVTAMMAFFLLMWLLGATTEKQRKGLADYFTPTLVQLKEGSAGSNGMFGGDSMTAKENYPTTGGQGNLAITIPRDASGTKDQGGKATKAADRAKFESIRKELEARMARRQGIRKLLKNIRFTETHEGLRIDLIDEADFAMFAMGTDRLLPQARELVNEVAATIRTMPNPLIVRGHTDGLPYSAGQTMNNWMLSSARAEATRKALAASGIGNDRFARIEGVADREPFAKGDVYDPRNRRMSIILGWSHGANGGDADEQADAETRAAIRERDNPMTMARTEARKLDMGGTSLPAGAQLINPTAPGTSNKPGKH